One stretch of Roseovarius mucosus DNA includes these proteins:
- a CDS encoding type I polyketide synthase, with product MTQPSPDGTEIAIVGMAAHLPGARNVAEYWQNLCAGHRAIRRMTEAELLAAGEGAQTLRRPDYVPFAAPLDGFEMFDAEFFGFGPKEAAILDPQHRRFLEVAWEALEDAGHPPEHFPGAIGVFAGCGLGSYFYFNLCSNRDLVDDVGMFLLRHTGNDKDFLTTRLSHILDLKGPSLGLQTACSTSLVAVHVAAQSLLNGECDMALAGGVTIEMPQGRGYLYKEGEILSPDGECHAFDHRAQGTVFGSGAGVVVLRRLSDAIADGDHIWGVIKGSAVNNDGAAKAGYLAPSVDGQAAAVAEAQAVAGISAETVDYVECHGTGTYLGDPIEVAALTQAFRETTQAVDFCRIGSVKTNIGHLDTAAGVASLIKATLAVYHGQMPPSLGYEAPNPAIAFDGSPFAVNDRLSAWPRRDHPRRAGVNSLGVGGTNAHVVLEEPPARAAPEASDWPFQPLVISARSKAALEENSARLAAHLRAHPEQDLADIAWTLKQGRRAFERRRVVVASSHDEAATLLEKGDPRRVFTHEALNAPDVVFMFPGGGAQYAGMARDLYETEPVFAEWMDRGLAVLQPKLDYDIRALWLPAPADMASAAERLKQPSVQLPLIMITEYALAQLWQSWGVTPAALIGHSMGENTAACLAGVLSFEDCIGLVHLRGQLFDTIPKGGLLSVPLGAEALRPYLGEALDIAAVNAPGLSVASGPQAALDDLAARLAGDGIETTRIPIDIAAHSRMLEPILGRFGDYLHSIPLHAPQIPILSNRTGDYLTAAEATDPAYWVAHLRNTVHFADGLGRLAEGGKHVFLEVGPGKALSSLAQAHGAISANQVIGSLRHPDDNIADDAYFMAMLARMWAVGVDIDWDQIWGEARRTRVPLPSYAFQHKPYFIAPGKARKPEQDTWPTRRDNLTDWGYLPHWRPHLAEVEIASDADLAALPPETWLIFEDDTGLAAAVGKRLEAAKHTVTYVTTGDAFAALAPGRYALSPERGREGYDALIRALMAEGRAPTRIAHFWLVTQDARHRPGSSFFHRVQEQGFYSLLFLAQAMADEGLSTPLHITAISNGAAQVRDEGLRDPAKATLMGPLRVIPRELPGVTAASLDLALPARGTDAALVTQVIEDLMQPPRSHVAAQRGARRYEAGWRAAPLLPPQTPLSQGQTVLITGGFGGIGLTLAEDLITQSAAKIALMARSPLPPRADWPRTLATRGAGDPLARRIAAVERLEGLGGQVMVVAGDVSNIEDMHAARAEIEARFGTLHGVIHAAGVIKDAPLLSKSPDTIEDVFTPKIHGTQVLDEVFPDGTLGWLVLFSSSSTATAPAGQVDYVAANAYLNAYARSRAGDKTRVIALNWGIWSEVGMAAEAVAQQRGETIAAPRLPVAAPLVHEASHDATGNRVLHARYDAGLWLFDQHRTKSGQALLPGTGYLELLAEALRAQGEDGPFEIHDLWFLRAFDMPEGGSRDMRLTLTRNDTGYAARIEGDHAQAGRQGWVTLAEAGLSLLPLKPPTTLDIASIRNRMETWQEAGDTALPAPQEVHLEFGPRWRVLRAMGLGTGEGLAHLRLPEPAQHDLAAGYLLHPALMDIATGWAMGLIAGYDGADLWVPMSYGALRVHAPLGAEVWSHVRNAAQNSARDETARFDITLCDATGQVLIEITDFAIRKQAGGLTLTAPRASDVRFEGQTESAPTSPAEERLRHNLREGIRPADGAEAFRRALAQPAPQILISSLDLPALIAQAEAGAEGPDTAGQRFERPDLDSDFTAPEGEIETRLAGFWSDLLGLEQVGAEDSFFDLGGHSLIAVRLFGMIRKAYRVDLPISILFEAPTIRACAALIEAQIGPQEAGQDAPAPQEPQRRFTHLVPMHRGEGGPKTPFFLVAGMFGNVLNLRHLAHLLGEDRPFYGLQARGLYGGAAPHDDLTEAATDMIGELRQIQPHGPYLLGGFSGGGITAYEMAQQLHAAGEEVALIVMLDTPLPQRRPLSRRDRLMIQGQELKAGGPLYPLRWAARRLAWEITKRRPKPASETDAHHFHDSAIEAAFYRAIAKYQVRPWAGALHLFRPPLVGKWQVSDGRWVSSERAYVLPDNDWSGFAPQVQVTEVPGTHDSMVLEPNVRVLAARLRRVIAAAESLPAAPDHREAAE from the coding sequence ATGACCCAACCGTCGCCCGACGGCACCGAGATTGCCATTGTCGGCATGGCCGCGCACCTGCCGGGGGCGCGGAACGTGGCGGAGTATTGGCAAAACCTCTGCGCCGGGCATCGCGCGATCCGCCGCATGACCGAGGCCGAGTTGCTGGCCGCAGGTGAGGGCGCGCAGACCCTCCGCCGCCCCGATTACGTGCCCTTCGCCGCCCCCCTTGACGGATTCGAGATGTTCGATGCCGAGTTCTTCGGCTTTGGCCCCAAAGAGGCCGCGATCCTTGATCCTCAGCACCGACGGTTTCTGGAGGTGGCATGGGAGGCGCTTGAGGATGCCGGTCACCCACCCGAGCATTTCCCCGGCGCCATCGGCGTTTTCGCGGGCTGCGGCCTGGGCAGCTATTTCTATTTCAACCTCTGTTCCAACCGCGATCTGGTCGACGATGTCGGCATGTTCCTGTTGCGTCACACCGGCAATGACAAGGATTTCCTGACCACCCGGCTCAGCCATATTCTTGATCTCAAGGGGCCCTCGCTCGGGCTGCAAACCGCCTGCTCCACCTCGCTTGTCGCGGTGCATGTGGCGGCGCAATCGCTGCTCAATGGCGAATGTGACATGGCGCTCGCGGGCGGTGTCACCATCGAGATGCCACAGGGGCGCGGCTATCTTTACAAAGAGGGCGAGATCCTGTCGCCCGACGGCGAATGCCACGCCTTTGACCACCGCGCGCAGGGCACGGTGTTCGGCTCTGGTGCAGGCGTCGTGGTGCTGCGGCGGCTCAGCGACGCCATAGCCGATGGCGATCACATCTGGGGCGTGATCAAGGGCTCTGCCGTCAATAATGACGGCGCAGCCAAGGCGGGCTATCTCGCCCCGTCGGTCGACGGTCAGGCCGCCGCCGTGGCCGAGGCGCAGGCGGTGGCAGGCATTTCCGCCGAGACCGTCGATTACGTCGAATGCCACGGCACCGGCACCTATCTGGGCGATCCGATCGAGGTCGCTGCCCTTACCCAAGCGTTCCGCGAAACCACCCAAGCGGTCGATTTCTGCCGCATCGGCAGCGTCAAAACCAACATCGGCCATTTGGATACGGCGGCAGGTGTGGCCAGCCTGATCAAGGCGACGCTCGCGGTCTATCACGGGCAAATGCCCCCCTCCTTGGGCTATGAGGCCCCCAACCCCGCGATTGCCTTTGACGGCAGCCCCTTTGCGGTCAATGACCGGCTGAGCGCTTGGCCGCGCCGCGACCACCCCCGCCGTGCGGGCGTGAATTCACTGGGCGTGGGCGGCACCAATGCCCATGTGGTTCTGGAAGAACCGCCCGCCCGCGCAGCCCCCGAGGCCAGCGATTGGCCGTTTCAGCCGCTGGTGATCTCTGCCCGCTCCAAAGCGGCGCTGGAGGAAAACTCTGCCCGCCTTGCCGCACATCTGCGCGCCCATCCCGAGCAGGACCTGGCCGATATCGCCTGGACGCTCAAGCAAGGTCGCCGCGCCTTTGAACGCCGCCGCGTGGTCGTGGCAAGCAGCCATGACGAGGCCGCAACCCTGCTGGAAAAGGGCGATCCGCGCCGCGTCTTCACCCATGAGGCGCTCAATGCCCCCGATGTCGTGTTCATGTTCCCCGGCGGCGGCGCGCAATATGCCGGCATGGCGCGTGACCTCTACGAGACCGAGCCGGTCTTTGCCGAATGGATGGATCGTGGCCTCGCGGTGCTGCAACCCAAACTCGATTACGACATCCGCGCGCTCTGGCTGCCTGCGCCCGCCGATATGGCCTCCGCCGCCGAACGGCTGAAACAGCCCTCGGTGCAATTGCCGTTGATCATGATCACCGAATACGCGCTGGCGCAGCTTTGGCAAAGCTGGGGCGTAACCCCCGCCGCCCTCATCGGGCATTCCATGGGCGAGAATACCGCCGCCTGTCTCGCGGGCGTGCTCAGCTTTGAGGATTGCATCGGGCTGGTGCATCTGCGCGGGCAGTTGTTTGACACTATCCCCAAGGGCGGATTGCTCAGCGTGCCGCTCGGGGCCGAGGCGCTGCGCCCCTATCTGGGCGAGGCACTCGACATTGCCGCCGTCAATGCGCCGGGCCTCAGCGTGGCCTCTGGCCCACAGGCAGCGCTGGATGATCTGGCCGCACGTCTGGCTGGGGACGGGATCGAAACCACCCGCATTCCCATCGACATCGCCGCGCATTCGCGCATGCTGGAACCGATCCTGGGCCGCTTTGGCGACTACCTGCACTCCATCCCCCTGCACGCACCCCAAATCCCGATCCTGTCCAACCGCACCGGCGATTACCTCACCGCGGCCGAGGCGACAGACCCCGCCTATTGGGTCGCCCACCTGCGCAACACGGTGCATTTCGCGGATGGTCTGGGGCGTCTGGCCGAGGGCGGCAAACACGTGTTTCTCGAGGTAGGGCCGGGCAAGGCGCTGAGCTCCCTCGCCCAAGCGCATGGCGCGATCAGCGCCAATCAGGTCATCGGCAGCCTGCGTCACCCCGACGACAACATTGCCGACGATGCTTATTTCATGGCGATGCTGGCGCGGATGTGGGCGGTGGGCGTCGATATAGACTGGGATCAGATCTGGGGCGAGGCGCGGCGCACCCGTGTGCCGCTGCCCTCTTACGCCTTTCAGCACAAACCCTATTTCATCGCCCCCGGCAAGGCGCGCAAACCCGAGCAAGACACCTGGCCCACGCGCCGCGACAACCTGACCGATTGGGGCTATCTGCCCCATTGGCGCCCCCATCTGGCCGAGGTCGAAATTGCCAGCGATGCCGATCTGGCCGCATTGCCGCCCGAGACATGGCTGATCTTCGAGGATGACACCGGGCTTGCCGCCGCCGTCGGCAAACGGCTGGAGGCCGCAAAGCATACGGTAACGTATGTTACGACGGGCGATGCCTTTGCCGCACTCGCACCGGGCCGCTACGCCCTTTCGCCGGAACGCGGGCGCGAAGGCTATGACGCGCTGATCCGCGCGCTGATGGCCGAGGGGCGCGCGCCCACCCGCATCGCACATTTCTGGCTTGTCACCCAAGACGCCCGCCACCGCCCCGGATCAAGCTTTTTCCACCGCGTGCAGGAACAAGGCTTCTACAGCCTGCTCTTTCTGGCACAGGCCATGGCGGATGAGGGGCTCTCGACCCCGTTGCACATCACGGCGATCAGCAATGGCGCGGCGCAGGTCCGCGACGAGGGATTGCGCGATCCGGCCAAGGCCACGCTGATGGGGCCGCTCCGGGTGATCCCCCGCGAATTGCCGGGGGTGACAGCAGCAAGCCTTGATCTGGCGCTGCCTGCGCGCGGGACCGACGCGGCGCTGGTGACGCAGGTGATCGAGGATCTGATGCAGCCGCCGCGCAGCCATGTGGCGGCGCAGCGCGGCGCGCGCCGCTATGAGGCGGGCTGGCGCGCGGCCCCCCTCCTGCCCCCTCAAACCCCTTTGTCACAGGGCCAGACGGTGCTCATTACCGGCGGCTTTGGCGGCATCGGCCTTACCTTGGCCGAGGATCTCATCACACAGTCCGCCGCCAAAATCGCGCTCATGGCCCGCAGCCCGCTACCGCCCCGCGCCGACTGGCCGCGCACACTGGCCACGCGCGGTGCAGGCGATCCGCTGGCCCGCCGCATCGCTGCGGTCGAGCGGCTAGAAGGCTTGGGCGGTCAAGTCATGGTCGTGGCAGGCGATGTCAGCAATATCGAGGATATGCACGCCGCCCGCGCCGAAATCGAGGCGCGTTTTGGCACGCTGCATGGCGTGATCCATGCCGCTGGCGTGATCAAGGACGCTCCCCTCCTCAGCAAAAGCCCCGACACAATCGAGGATGTGTTCACGCCGAAAATCCACGGCACGCAGGTGTTGGACGAGGTGTTTCCAGACGGCACACTCGGCTGGCTGGTGCTGTTTTCCTCCTCCTCCACCGCGACCGCCCCGGCGGGGCAGGTGGATTACGTCGCGGCCAACGCCTATCTCAACGCCTATGCCCGGAGCCGCGCCGGCGACAAAACCCGCGTGATTGCCCTCAACTGGGGTATCTGGTCCGAGGTGGGCATGGCCGCCGAAGCGGTGGCCCAGCAACGTGGCGAGACCATCGCCGCCCCGCGCCTGCCGGTTGCGGCCCCCTTGGTGCATGAGGCCAGCCATGATGCAACAGGAAACCGGGTGCTGCACGCCCGCTATGACGCCGGGCTTTGGCTGTTCGATCAGCACCGCACCAAATCCGGTCAGGCGCTCTTGCCCGGCACCGGCTATCTGGAATTGCTCGCCGAGGCGCTGAGGGCGCAGGGCGAGGATGGCCCGTTTGAAATCCACGATCTGTGGTTCCTGCGCGCCTTCGACATGCCCGAGGGTGGCAGCCGCGACATGCGCCTCACCCTCACCCGTAACGACACCGGCTATGCCGCCCGGATCGAGGGCGATCATGCACAGGCCGGGCGGCAAGGCTGGGTCACACTGGCCGAGGCGGGGCTGAGCCTGCTTCCTTTGAAACCGCCCACAACGTTGGACATCGCTTCCATACGTAATCGTATGGAAACTTGGCAGGAGGCGGGCGATACAGCCCTCCCAGCCCCGCAAGAGGTGCATCTTGAGTTCGGCCCACGCTGGCGCGTGCTGCGCGCCATGGGCTTGGGCACCGGCGAGGGTCTGGCGCATCTGCGCCTGCCCGAACCGGCCCAGCACGACCTTGCCGCAGGCTATCTCCTGCACCCCGCGCTGATGGATATCGCGACGGGCTGGGCCATGGGGCTGATTGCGGGCTATGACGGGGCAGACCTCTGGGTGCCCATGTCCTATGGCGCGCTACGCGTCCACGCCCCCTTGGGGGCCGAGGTCTGGTCTCATGTCCGCAACGCCGCCCAAAACAGCGCACGCGACGAAACCGCGCGCTTTGACATCACGCTTTGCGATGCCACGGGCCAGGTGCTGATCGAGATCACTGATTTTGCCATCCGCAAACAGGCGGGCGGGCTAACCCTCACCGCCCCGCGCGCCAGCGACGTCCGGTTCGAAGGCCAGACCGAGAGCGCACCCACAAGCCCCGCCGAAGAGCGCCTGCGCCATAACCTGCGCGAAGGGATTCGCCCTGCCGACGGGGCCGAGGCCTTTCGCCGTGCCTTGGCGCAACCCGCGCCGCAAATCCTCATCTCCTCGCTCGACCTGCCCGCGCTTATCGCGCAGGCCGAGGCGGGCGCAGAAGGCCCCGACACCGCCGGTCAACGCTTTGAACGCCCCGATCTCGACAGTGATTTCACCGCCCCCGAGGGCGAGATTGAGACCCGACTGGCAGGCTTCTGGTCTGACCTTCTGGGGCTGGAACAGGTCGGCGCCGAGGATTCCTTCTTTGACCTTGGCGGCCATTCCCTCATCGCCGTCCGCCTCTTTGGCATGATCCGCAAGGCCTATCGCGTCGATCTTCCCATCTCGATCCTGTTCGAGGCCCCCACAATCCGCGCCTGTGCCGCCCTCATCGAGGCGCAGATCGGCCCGCAAGAGGCCGGGCAAGACGCGCCCGCACCACAAGAACCGCAGCGCCGCTTTACCCACCTGGTGCCGATGCACCGGGGCGAAGGCGGGCCGAAAACCCCCTTCTTCCTTGTCGCGGGCATGTTCGGCAATGTGCTGAACCTGCGGCATCTGGCCCATCTCTTGGGCGAGGATCGGCCCTTCTACGGCCTTCAGGCACGCGGCCTTTATGGCGGGGCGGCCCCGCATGACGATCTGACCGAGGCCGCAACCGACATGATCGGCGAACTCCGGCAGATACAGCCGCACGGCCCCTATCTCTTGGGTGGCTTCTCTGGTGGTGGTATCACCGCCTATGAAATGGCGCAGCAACTGCACGCGGCTGGTGAAGAGGTGGCGCTCATTGTCATGCTCGACACGCCGCTGCCACAGCGCCGCCCCCTCTCGCGCCGCGACCGGCTGATGATCCAAGGGCAGGAACTCAAGGCTGGCGGCCCGCTCTATCCGCTGCGTTGGGCGGCACGCAGGCTGGCGTGGGAAATCACCAAACGCCGCCCCAAACCCGCGTCAGAAACCGACGCGCATCACTTCCACGACAGCGCCATCGAAGCCGCCTTTTACCGCGCCATCGCGAAATATCAGGTGCGGCCATGGGCGGGCGCGCTGCATCTCTTCCGCCCGCCGCTGGTGGGCAAATGGCAGGTCTCGGACGGGCGGTGGGTCAGCAGCGAGCGCGCTTATGTTCTGCCTGACAATGACTGGTCCGGCTTTGCCCCACAGGTGCAGGTGACAGAGGTGCCCGGAACGCATGACTCCATGGTGCTTGAACCCAATGTGCGCGTGCTGGCCGCGCGCCTGCGCCGGGTGATCGCGGCAGCCGAATCCCTACCCGCCGCCCCCGATCACCGGGAAGCCGCGGAATGA
- a CDS encoding oligosaccharide flippase family protein, producing MQQVKAIFTGEGLLARALRSSALTVAGFGGAQVLRLASNLILARLLFPEAFGLMAIVSVIIQGLMQFSDVGVSPAIMQSKRGDDPAFLNTAWTIQVLRGAGLWLVACALAWPVAVIYDEPLLMQLLPVAGLSLLITGFNPTALDTAKRHLRWGRVTAIEFAVQITGIVAAVALAWWWHSVWALVVSGVLSAGVALVLFWLFLPGAGNRMGWERLAASELIHFGKWIFLSTICGFLFNQADKLILGKYLSFDVFGVYNIGFFLASFPMLLGHMLTWRLLIPIYRELPPHESAANFAKLRRMRFAVTGGLMALSAGFALLGVWLIGIMYDDRYAMAGAVVVLMALMQLPQIIVMTYDQASLAAGDSRRFFILTLAKAAAMILALLLGLEWGGLMGALLGYGAAMVLAYPVVIWLARHMRAWDPVHDAAMTALGLALAALALWLNGAALTDLAQLSGW from the coding sequence ATGCAGCAGGTCAAGGCGATATTCACGGGTGAGGGGCTTTTGGCACGCGCTCTACGCTCCTCTGCGCTGACCGTCGCGGGATTTGGCGGCGCGCAGGTGCTGCGACTGGCGTCGAACCTGATCCTTGCCCGCCTTCTCTTCCCCGAGGCCTTCGGCCTGATGGCCATTGTCTCGGTCATCATCCAAGGCCTTATGCAATTCTCTGACGTGGGCGTAAGCCCTGCCATCATGCAGAGCAAACGCGGCGACGATCCCGCCTTTCTCAACACGGCATGGACCATTCAGGTGCTGCGCGGCGCGGGCCTCTGGCTGGTGGCCTGTGCCTTGGCCTGGCCGGTGGCGGTGATCTATGACGAACCGCTCTTGATGCAGCTTTTGCCAGTGGCCGGGCTGTCGCTCCTGATCACCGGGTTCAACCCTACCGCGCTTGATACCGCCAAACGGCATCTGCGTTGGGGCCGGGTCACCGCCATCGAATTCGCCGTGCAGATCACCGGCATCGTGGCGGCGGTGGCGCTGGCGTGGTGGTGGCACTCGGTCTGGGCGCTGGTGGTGTCGGGCGTGCTCAGCGCGGGCGTGGCGCTGGTGCTTTTCTGGCTCTTCCTGCCGGGGGCTGGCAACCGCATGGGCTGGGAACGGCTGGCCGCCTCGGAACTCATCCACTTTGGCAAATGGATTTTCCTCAGCACCATTTGCGGGTTTCTGTTCAATCAGGCGGACAAGCTGATCTTGGGCAAATACCTCAGCTTCGATGTGTTCGGCGTCTATAACATCGGCTTTTTCCTCGCCTCCTTTCCGATGCTCTTGGGCCATATGCTGACTTGGCGGCTGCTTATTCCGATCTACCGCGAACTCCCCCCCCACGAGAGCGCCGCCAATTTCGCCAAACTGCGGCGCATGCGCTTTGCAGTGACAGGCGGGCTTATGGCGCTGTCGGCCGGGTTTGCCCTCCTTGGCGTCTGGCTGATCGGGATCATGTATGACGACCGCTATGCCATGGCGGGCGCGGTGGTGGTGCTGATGGCGCTCATGCAACTGCCGCAGATCATCGTGATGACCTATGATCAGGCCTCGCTTGCGGCGGGGGATTCGCGGCGCTTTTTCATCCTGACGCTGGCCAAGGCGGCGGCGATGATTCTGGCGCTCTTGCTGGGTCTCGAATGGGGCGGCCTCATGGGCGCGCTCTTGGGCTATGGCGCGGCGATGGTGCTGGCTTATCCGGTGGTGATCTGGCTCGCGCGGCACATGCGGGCCTGGGATCCGGTCCATGACGCCGCCATGACAGCGCTAGGGCTGGCGCTGGCGGCGCTGGCGCTATGGCTCAATGGCGCAGCCCTCACTGATCTGGCGCAGCTATCGGGCTGGTAG
- a CDS encoding glycosyltransferase family 2 protein, which translates to MLTGKTAPRLSVIIPAHNEAGMIGACLRALFASDPVPGGAEVIVVANGCRDTTLAEAEACRAAARDWSLTLLDLPQGGKPGALSAGEAVARGAVLAYLDADVMVSPPLLRQIAKALDRPEPRYASGQVVIPAPTNRFSRLYANFYRQVPFFHSGVPGCGLFAMNRAGRARWGDWPGIISDDTFARLQFTPRERHAVPARYDWPLVEGFGALVRVRRRQDAGVAEIARHYPALLANDDARPSGPGWVLRAALRAPLGFLAYVAVALAVRARRGGTDWARGR; encoded by the coding sequence TTGTTGACAGGCAAAACCGCACCCCGGCTCAGCGTCATCATCCCCGCCCATAACGAGGCGGGCATGATCGGCGCCTGCCTGCGCGCCCTCTTTGCCTCAGACCCGGTGCCGGGCGGGGCCGAGGTGATCGTGGTCGCCAATGGCTGCCGCGATACCACCCTGGCCGAGGCCGAGGCCTGCCGCGCAGCGGCGCGCGACTGGTCCCTCACCCTGCTCGACCTGCCGCAGGGCGGCAAACCCGGCGCGCTCAGCGCGGGCGAGGCCGTGGCGCGGGGCGCGGTGCTGGCCTATCTTGATGCCGATGTGATGGTCTCGCCCCCGCTCCTGCGCCAGATCGCCAAAGCCCTCGACCGCCCCGAACCACGCTATGCAAGCGGTCAGGTGGTCATCCCCGCCCCCACAAACCGCTTCAGCCGCCTCTATGCCAATTTCTATCGCCAAGTGCCCTTTTTCCACTCCGGCGTGCCGGGTTGCGGCCTTTTCGCGATGAACCGCGCAGGCCGCGCAAGGTGGGGCGATTGGCCGGGGATCATCTCGGACGACACCTTTGCCCGGCTGCAATTCACCCCCCGCGAACGCCATGCGGTGCCCGCGCGCTATGATTGGCCCCTTGTCGAGGGGTTCGGCGCACTCGTCCGGGTGCGCCGCAGACAAGATGCGGGCGTGGCCGAGATTGCGCGCCACTACCCGGCGCTCCTCGCCAATGACGACGCGCGGCCAAGTGGGCCGGGATGGGTGCTGCGCGCCGCCCTGCGCGCGCCTCTGGGCTTTCTCGCTTACGTCGCCGTGGCCTTGGCCGTTCGCGCAAGGCGGGGTGGCACGGATTGGGCGCGCGGGCGATAA
- the epsE gene encoding exopolysaccharide biosynthesis GT4 family glycosyltransferase EpsE — MPEPINLGYLVPQFPGQTHIFFWREIADLERLGCVPHLFSTRPPPPGLVSHDWSDAAIARTTYLGRPTPGHALAGLLRAPWSAILREGQGGEFLKDVLICLPAARALSAACRARGIGHVHAHSCGRAALICALARLMGGPSYSLTLHGALSDYGPGQGFKWRHASFATIITHKLMAEMREVIGPDLPVDVMVQPMGVDTEDFKRDTPYQPPRPGAPLRIFSCGRLHRVKGHQDLLSAVRLLLDRGIDVQLDIAGEDDAGGTGYRAELQAHLEALNLGAHARLLGAISGPEVRRHLLAADVFALASWHEPLGVAYMEAMACGVPTIGTDAGGVRELIDSGESGLLVPPKAPEVLADAIAALAADPDLCARLSEAGRARVLHDFRSSQGAETLIAGARRALAAQGRF; from the coding sequence ATGCCTGAACCGATCAATCTTGGCTATCTTGTGCCTCAGTTTCCGGGGCAGACGCATATTTTCTTTTGGCGCGAGATTGCGGATCTGGAGCGGTTGGGGTGTGTGCCGCATCTATTTAGCACGCGGCCGCCGCCGCCCGGACTTGTCTCGCATGACTGGTCAGACGCTGCGATTGCGCGCACCACCTATCTGGGGCGGCCCACGCCCGGTCACGCGCTTGCGGGTCTCTTGCGCGCGCCGTGGTCTGCGATCCTGCGCGAAGGGCAGGGGGGCGAATTCCTTAAGGATGTGCTGATCTGCCTGCCTGCGGCGCGGGCGTTGAGTGCGGCGTGTCGCGCGCGGGGGATTGGCCATGTGCATGCCCATTCCTGCGGGCGTGCCGCGCTGATCTGTGCGCTGGCGCGGCTGATGGGGGGGCCAAGCTATAGCCTGACGCTGCATGGGGCGCTGTCGGATTATGGCCCCGGTCAGGGGTTCAAGTGGCGGCATGCCAGCTTTGCCACGATCATCACCCACAAGCTGATGGCGGAAATGCGCGAGGTCATCGGCCCTGACCTGCCTGTCGACGTGATGGTGCAGCCAATGGGCGTGGATACCGAAGATTTCAAGCGTGACACGCCCTATCAGCCGCCACGCCCCGGCGCGCCTTTGCGGATTTTTTCCTGTGGGCGATTGCACCGGGTCAAAGGGCATCAGGATTTGCTGAGCGCCGTGCGATTGTTGCTGGATCGCGGGATTGACGTGCAGTTGGATATTGCGGGCGAGGATGACGCGGGCGGCACGGGCTATCGCGCCGAATTGCAGGCGCATCTGGAGGCGTTGAATTTAGGTGCGCATGCCCGCCTGCTTGGGGCGATCAGCGGGCCAGAGGTGCGGCGGCACCTTTTGGCGGCGGATGTGTTTGCGCTGGCCAGTTGGCACGAACCACTGGGCGTGGCCTATATGGAGGCGATGGCCTGCGGCGTGCCGACGATTGGCACGGATGCTGGCGGAGTGCGCGAATTGATCGATTCGGGCGAGAGTGGCCTATTGGTGCCACCCAAAGCGCCGGAGGTGCTGGCCGATGCGATTGCGGCGCTGGCCGCTGATCCGGACCTCTGCGCGCGCCTGTCAGAGGCCGGGCGCGCGCGGGTTTTGCACGATTTTCGTTCGTCCCAAGGGGCCGAAACGCTGATCGCGGGCGCGCGCCGGGCCTTGGCGGCTCAGGGGCGGTTTTGA
- a CDS encoding accessory factor UbiK family protein yields the protein MQTRNKVLDDLSQLMTNAMGVAQGARAEAETAMKSLIDRWLADRDFVTREEFDAVRAMAQKAREENEALKARIDAMESNSGQNRP from the coding sequence ATGCAGACCCGTAACAAAGTGCTCGACGATCTCAGCCAGTTGATGACCAATGCCATGGGCGTGGCCCAAGGCGCGCGGGCAGAGGCCGAAACCGCGATGAAATCGCTGATTGACCGCTGGCTCGCCGACCGCGATTTCGTCACCCGCGAAGAGTTCGACGCCGTGCGCGCCATGGCTCAGAAGGCGCGCGAAGAAAACGAAGCGCTCAAGGCGCGGATTGACGCGATGGAGTCAAACAGCGGTCAAAACCGCCCCTGA
- the lgt gene encoding prolipoprotein diacylglyceryl transferase → MQAMIPFPDISPEIFSISLFGMEFALRWYALAYIAGIVIGWRLVVASVRRPGLWPGGVAPMRPEQVEDLLTWVILGVILGGRLGYVLFYQPGYYLANPSEILAVWQGGMAFHGGLMGVVLAVLLFSRKQGIAWLSVADALCMVTPVGLLLGRIANFINGELWGRATDLPWGVVFPSAAAQDCAGVVGLCARHPSQLYEALLEGLILGAVLLWLGWRRGALRVPGTLTGLFFAGYGVARFMVEFVRQPDAQFVGEGNPLGWALQLGEFGLTMGQILSLPMIAFGIGMVLWARRAQAA, encoded by the coding sequence ATGCAGGCCATGATCCCCTTTCCCGACATTTCGCCCGAGATCTTTTCGATCTCGCTTTTTGGTATGGAGTTTGCGCTGCGCTGGTATGCGCTGGCCTATATCGCGGGTATCGTGATCGGCTGGCGGCTGGTGGTGGCGAGCGTGCGCCGTCCGGGGCTGTGGCCGGGGGGTGTGGCGCCGATGCGGCCCGAGCAGGTCGAGGACCTGCTGACATGGGTCATTCTGGGGGTCATCCTGGGCGGGCGGCTGGGCTATGTGCTGTTCTATCAACCGGGCTACTACCTTGCCAATCCCAGCGAGATTTTGGCGGTTTGGCAAGGCGGCATGGCGTTTCACGGTGGCCTTATGGGCGTGGTGCTGGCGGTGTTGCTGTTTTCGCGCAAGCAGGGGATTGCGTGGCTATCGGTGGCTGATGCGCTCTGCATGGTGACGCCGGTGGGATTGCTGCTGGGGCGGATCGCGAATTTCATCAATGGCGAATTGTGGGGGCGGGCGACGGACCTGCCGTGGGGTGTGGTTTTTCCCTCGGCGGCGGCGCAGGATTGTGCCGGGGTTGTCGGGCTTTGCGCGCGCCATCCCTCACAGCTTTATGAGGCGCTGCTTGAGGGGCTGATCCTTGGGGCCGTGCTGTTGTGGCTGGGCTGGCGGCGCGGCGCGCTGCGGGTTCCCGGCACGCTGACGGGGCTGTTTTTCGCAGGCTATGGTGTGGCGCGGTTCATGGTGGAATTTGTGCGCCAACCCGATGCGCAGTTTGTGGGTGAAGGCAACCCGCTGGGCTGGGCGCTTCAGCTGGGCGAATTTGGCCTGACCATGGGGCAGATTCTGTCGTTGCCGATGATTGCCTTTGGAATTGGCATGGTGCTCTGGGCGCGGCGCGCGCAGGCGGCATGA